TGTCTCCGCGGCACCGAAGAAGGGCTCAGGTTTTTCGAGACGGCGCTGAAAGAAATGGAAGAAAAGGTCGAGCTCGGAATGGGCCCGCTCCCGGAGGAGCGCTTCCGCTTCGTGATCGAAGGGCCGCCGCCGTGGCCCTACCTGCGCCAATTTCGCGATCTGTTTTCCAAGTGGGGCGCCGTGGCGGTGGCCTCGACCTACTCGACCGTGGGCGGCCTGTGGGAATTCGGCTTCAAGCACGATTCCAACCATCCGCTCGAATCGATCGCCGCGCACATGCTCAAATGGAATCTTACCAACCGGAGCTTCCTCCAGAGATACGAGCAGATCCACCGCTATGTGAAAGAGTGGCACGCCGACGCGCTGGTGATCCATTCGGTCAAGAGCTGCCGGCTTTTCTCCGCCGGCCAGGGCGACATGCGCGAGCATTTCACCAAGGATCTGGGGATTCCCACCTTGCTCGTCGAGTCCGACATCGAAGACCCGCGCTACTTCTCCGAGGCGCAGATGAAGAATCGGATCGACGCGTTTTTCGAATCGCTCGAGCACCAGAAGATGCTGCGCGAGAGCGCGCAGGGAGACGCACGATGATCTATGCCGCAGGCGTGGACGTTGGCTCCACACAGACCAAGGCCATCATCATCGACGAGAAGCGCGAGATCGTCGCCAGGGCTTTGACCGACACGGGCGCCAACGTCACGCGCGCGGCCAACAAGGGCTTCGAGGAGGCGCTCAACGCCGCCGGGTTGAAGCGGGAGCAAGTGGCCTATGTCGTGGGCACCGGCTACGGCCGATACAAGGTCACGTTCGGCGACGCACAGATCACCGAGATCAGTTGCCACGCGCGCGGCGCGAGCTTCCTCTTTCCCAACACCCGCACCGTCATCGACATGGGCGGGCAGGACGCCAAGGGAATCCACATCGGCGCCGACGGCGACGTAAAAGACTTCGTCATGAACGATAAATGCGCCGCGGGCACGGGACGGTTCCTGGCCCACGCGGCGGAGGCCCTCAGTCTCTCGCTCGACGACATCGGCGAAATCGCGATGCGGGCGAAAAATCCGGTCCGCCTGACCACCGTCTGCACCGTCTTCGTCGAGTCGGACATCATGTCGTATTGCGCCCAGGGAAAAAAAGTCGAAGACATTCTCGGCGGCGTGCACAGCGCGATCGCCGCGCGCACGATCTCTCTGGTTCGCCGGGTCGGCATCGAGCCGGAAGTGACGTTCACCGGCGGCGTGTCGCGCAACATCGGCATGG
Above is a window of Candidatus Binatia bacterium DNA encoding:
- a CDS encoding acyl-CoA dehydratase activase, which codes for MIYAAGVDVGSTQTKAIIIDEKREIVARALTDTGANVTRAANKGFEEALNAAGLKREQVAYVVGTGYGRYKVTFGDAQITEISCHARGASFLFPNTRTVIDMGGQDAKGIHIGADGDVKDFVMNDKCAAGTGRFLAHAAEALSLSLDDIGEIAMRAKNPVRLTTVCTVFVESDIMSYCAQGKKVEDILGGVHSAIAARTISLVRRVGIEPEVTFTGGVSRNIGMVRALEEKLGMKVNVSPDSHFVGALGAAIFALERAMKVSSSEFRVPSSTRDPQPETRN